The following DNA comes from Triticum aestivum cultivar Chinese Spring chromosome 3D, IWGSC CS RefSeq v2.1, whole genome shotgun sequence.
CGCCACGACGATGTCCGCCACCTTGGCCGAAGCGGGCCTCCGGGCATGAGCCTCGCTGGCGAAAACGTCGGCGGGCACGGCCTTGGAGCCAAGCCGCTTCATGGGGAATGCGGCGTAGACTCCCCCGAGCTCGAGGTCCTCGTCAGCCGCAAGCGCCTCGATCCGGCGCCCCGCCTGCAGCGTGCGCGCGTCGGCCAGGAAATGGCCCGGCGCCTCGAGCAtcagctccgccgccgtcgccgggggCCTGACCAGCCTCAGCCCGCCATCGGGGAGCACGATCCTGACGTCCTTGGCCGCCCTGGGGATCATGGCCAGCGTGCAGGACGCCAAGTTCCCCATGCCGAAGAGAGTCAGAGAAAGGATAAAGGCGAAGCCAGAGTGCAAGGAATGAGAGTTGTGATGGTTCAGCGTGTGTGGCTGCGCTGCGTGGGATCAGTTGCGCGGGAGATATATACTGGAGGAAACGCGTGATATAATAGGAGCATACTGAGACGCGGATGTTTGGTATATGTGTGTACATACACTTTATATGGAAAAAAGTAGGAAGTAAATAAAAaatcaaaaattctgaaaatattttcaaaataaacttgaTCTTTCATTGTACTTGTAAAAAGCCAAAAAAGAAAAAACACGGTACTTCTTTTTAAAAAAAGCCAAATTTTTTGgttaaaatagtgtgaatagtgacttATAACaacaaatattttttgtatttttaccCTGGAGCCAACACTGGGTTTTTATTCATGAAAATTCATATACTGCTGTAAACAAGAAGTCAAATTTATCCCAAAAAAAACTTTAAAACTTTTTTGAcctttttgtaaaaaaaaaagTTCTCA
Coding sequences within:
- the LOC123074679 gene encoding uncharacterized protein, yielding MGNLASCTLAMIPRAAKDVRIVLPDGGLRLVRPPATAAELMLEAPGHFLADARTLQAGRRIEALAADEDLELGGVYAAFPMKRLGSKAVPADVFASEAHARRPASAKVADIVVAPTGVASVAAEEDIPPVRTPRLDEMAVDNEAVAAEIEELNQRISGGRLSRRRPTLETIHEEMAKAFSRIFRYF